The following proteins are co-located in the Palaemon carinicauda isolate YSFRI2023 chromosome 3, ASM3689809v2, whole genome shotgun sequence genome:
- the Ythdf gene encoding YTH domain-containing family protein 2 has protein sequence MYAGHTDMQRMKGQGTSVPNGPKDQNYSSFQSYTSPMTSSMAAAAAASDPYMSSYYMTSTPYQAFGVGDGTWSNGGDHMQTFLGGYGGQMGYDSHSAIDGMFSSGSFGGFNPPGFNYSFHGNGDYNAWGGSDVRGGSKQYDDYYQRDNVYTDDRVKVLDQGVQGLTLADPKSAQDLPRDGGASGAKGTTTNGNGGGVEVKPSGGSSPGGEASVGLGQPKKGISWASIASQPAKPQPNRRRDKTTMSSIVPGRHMDIGTWEGKNGSGPKPVAPPPVPRPAWEAPRGGSRSTTSTSYSTPPPPRTPPQGPPTHQVQQPGQQQQQSGPQQQQSSPQQMQASPQQHQHQQHPQQAPQHHQQHLHQQHPHHQHQHQHQHQQQMPSSPQQQQQQPPPPLLQTGGMHHGQMDLPPSPQGGPQMSVAQRAPLPHVPGQIPAELQPDDPILEGLRMRNDYNPSDFDLSPKNARFFVIKSYSEDDIHRSIKYEIWCSTEHGNKRLDAAYREREGKGPVYLFFSVNGSGHFCGLAQMISAVDYNSSSSVWAQDKWKGQFRVRWIYVKDVPNNQLRHIRLENNENKPVTNSRDTQEVPYEKGKMVLKIINQFQHSTSIFDDFSHYEKRQEETETRRNPGPPYKEMDRDDRRNDRMDHREHRDHPRDHRDHRDGRDHRDGRDHRDSRDHRDHRDHRDHHRGGLGGGRGRGGHYHHHRGGGRN, from the exons TGCCAAATGGGCCCAAAGACCAG AATTACTCCTCATTCCAGAGTTATACAAGTCCCATGACATCTTCGATGGCtgcggctgctgctgcttctgACCCATATATGTCCTCTTACTATATGACCTCCACCCCATACCAG gcaTTCGGTGTTGGCGACGGAACTTGGAGTAATGGGGGCGATCACATGCAGACTTTCCTTGGTGGATATGGTGGCCAGATGGGCTATGACTCTCACAGCGCCATTGATGGTATGTTCAGTAGTGGCAGTTTCGGTGGCTTCAACCCTCCAGGATTCAACTACAGTTTTCATGGAAATGGTGATTACAACGCTTGGGGTGGCTCTGATGTACGCGGTGGCAGCAAACAGTACGATGATTACTATCAACGGGACAATGTTTACACCGATGATCGTGTCAAGGTCTTAGACCAAGGTGTGCAAGGCCTTACTTTAGCAGATCCAAAAAGTGCTCAAGATTTACCTAGGGATGGTGGAGCTAGTGGTGCCAAAGGCACAACAACAAATGGCAATGGAGGTGGAGTCGAGGTTAAACCCAGTGGTGGGAGCAGCCCCGGAGGGGAGGCATCAGTTGGACTTGGGCAACCAAAGAAAGGCATATCATGGGCTAGCATTGCCTCACAGCCAGCCAAACCTCAACCTAACCGTCGTAGAGACAAAACCACAATGTCCTCTATTGTCCCAGGCCGCCATATGGACATTGGTACATGGGAAGGTAAAAATGGCAGTGGACCAAAACCTGTGGCTCCTCCTCCAGTTCCTAGACCTGCTTGGGAGGCTCCGAGAGGTGGCTCACGCTCGACCACCTCCACTTCTTACTCAACGCCCCCGCCACCCCGCACACCACCCCAGGGTCCCCCCACTCACCAAGTGCAACAACCaggacagcagcaacaacagtctGGACCACAACAGCAGCAGTCCTCCCCACAGCAGATGCAAGCATCACCTCAACAGCACCAACACCAGCAGCATCCCCAGCAGGCACCTCAGCATCACCAGCAGCACTTGCACCAACAACATCCTCACCACCAGCATCAGCACCAGCATCAGCATCAACAACAAATGCCATCATCACcccagcaacagcagcagcagcctccaCCCCCCTTGCTGCAGACTGGCGGGATGCACCACGGTCAGATGGATTTGCCACCATCTCCCCAGGGGGGACCTCAAATGTCTGTGGCCCAACGTGCACCCTTGCCACACGTTCCAGGACAGATCCCAGCCGAATTGCAGCCGGACGATCCGATCCTGGAAGGACTTCGAATGCGCAATGACTATAACCCTAGTGACTTTGATCTTAGTCCGAAGAATGCTAGATTCTTTGTTATTAAATCGTACTCTGAGGATGATATTCATCGATCCATAAAGTATGAGATATGGTGTTCCACAGAACATGGTAACAAGCGGTTGGATGCTGCTTATCGTGAAAGGGAGGGTAAAGGTCCAGTGTATCTCTTTTTCTCTGTTAATGGATCTGGACATTTTTGTGGATTAGCACAGATGATATCGGCAGTGGACTACAACAGCTCATCATCTGTGTGGGCTCAAGATAAGTGGAAGGGACAGTTTCGTGTGAGGTGGATTTATGTGAAAGATGTGCCTAACAATCAGCTTCGGCACATTAGGTTGGAAAACAACGAGAACAAACCAGTCACAAACTCACGTGACACTCAGGAAGTCCCATATGAAAAGGGTAAAATG GTGCTAAAAATTATAAACCAGTTTCAGCACTCGACTTCTATTTTCGATGATTTCTCTCATTACGAGAAACGACAGGAAGAAACCGAGACACGCAGAAACCCAGGCCCTCCTTACAAA GAAATGGATAGAGATGATCGTCGTAACGATCGCATGGACCATCGAGAACATCGTGACCACCCAAGGGACCACAGAGATCACAGGGATGGAAGGGATCACCGCGACGGACGCGATCACCGGGACAGCCGCGATCACCGAGACCATCGTGACCACCGGGATCACCACCGCGGTGGGTTGGGTGGCGGTCGCGGTAGGGGAGGACACTACCATCACCATAGAGGAGGTGGACGTAATTAA